A single region of the Brachypodium distachyon strain Bd21 chromosome 3, Brachypodium_distachyon_v3.0, whole genome shotgun sequence genome encodes:
- the LOC100825940 gene encoding formin-like protein 7 isoform X1: MALFRKFFFKKPPDGVLLITDNIYVFDHCFSKDMPEEDQFKAHVRGIAAHLLEDFHDHSFMVSNFGTRTEESNIYHILSEYGMTVLDYPGHYEGCPLLTMEMVHCILKSSESWLSLGQHNLLIMHCEQGCWPILAFMLAALLLYLGHYSDEHKTLDMLYKQSSLEHLEMFSPLNPMPSQMRYLRYISMRNVMPEWPPADRALTLDCLILRMVPDFHGQGGFCPIFRIYGPDPLMPHDQTPKVLFSTPKISNLVRFNSQADELVKINLQCHVQGDVVLECINLYEDLDREEMVFRIMFNTAFIRSNILMLNRDEIDMLWNAKDQFPKDFRAEVIFSDMDATTSLVTTVPVTHQEKQGLGMEEFAKVLDIFNHLDWLDGEMDTALDSPQERIPATSQGNADSSPSDEPETETFFDTQEELGFDKLSGEINISARVLKLQNHFGMLGSTELKQGPRRSSPKEVPSKPQAVALAPSRTEPLSVLLSSSKVKRPKVSASSVTPSSSTVIAQPESSPVQLLPPASNSAAQISSETSTPTTTEKSCSQTPVQQEHSPIMVNKSGSTASLVHLGMPPPLPPRPPTVSLAPVSSTLPINTSTNMISVSLRSTMPSSSPPPEPSVSPQVFPGTEELVNLLSDSSTAFNVTKLSAASSISVVEESSNTRASVPMALPAIPRTSDSRPFVTTVARTDPTPVPVAPPPPPPPPPPPLKAATVLLPLSHGEPVTNKKGNFAPPRPPPPPPPLPPAPSSTTYEISPPPKKARSPPPPPPPPSLVNQSVYPPPPPPPPPPLLKSPIVSSSQPQFADKKVSTASKYVVPSPLTPNFLQAVPGLQTPPIPPPPPPPSRTSSLLSSPSTSSRHHMAAPRPPPPPPPLHTMSSHVSAPPVPPLHLAAPRPPPPPPPLRSISSHVSAPPVPPLPPPKLAGDNNASQKASITRPPPPPPGPPPKNSSNSLSSKGSAASSGPPPPPTSSFGAKGRSTVRSRSPRSLRANQSTKRTPLKPLHWVKVSRATQGSLWAETQKSDEASRTPEIDLTELESLFSVSMPNTDTKRTRERPSVAVKQEKVHLIELQRSKNCEIMLRNIKMPLPDLMGSVLTLDDSIIDGDQVDYLIKFCPTKEEMELLKGYTGSTENLGKCEQFFLEMMKVPRVESKLRILSFKIKFLTQVADLKNSLNTINEVAEEVRNSVKLKRVMQTILSLGNALNQGTARGSAVGFRLDSLLKLIDIRARNNKMTLMHYLCKVLSGKLPEVLDFVKDLTHLEPASKIQLKELAEEMQAITKGLEKVEEELATSEKDGPVSETFYKKLKEFLADAQAEGRSLAFLYSTAGKSADSLAHYFGEDPVRCPFEQVVSTLLSFVKTFERAHAENLRQMELEKKRAEMEVEREKVKVAGHKKAGLLEPEISDR; the protein is encoded by the exons ATGGCGCTGTTCCGGAAGTTCTTCTTCAAGAAGCCGCCCGACGGAGTACTCCTCATCACGGACAATATATACG TGTTTGACCATTGCTTCTCCAAGGACATGCCGGAAGAGGACCAGTTCAAGGCACACGTCAGAGGCATTGCAGCACATCTTCTAGAAGATTTCCATGATCACTCATTCATGGTCTCGAATTTTGGGACTCGAACGGAAGAAAGCAATATCTACCACATTTTGTCCGAGTATGGTATGACTGTTTTGGACTACCCAGGCCACTATGAGGGATGTCCACTTCTGACCATGGAAATGGTCCATTGCATCTTGAAGTCCAGCGAAAGCTGGCTTTCTCTGGGTCAGCATAACTTACTGATAATGCACTGTGAACAAGGATGCTGGCCAATTCTGGCTTTCATGTTAGCTGCTCTCTTATTATACCTGGGGCATTATTCAGATGAGCACAAAACACTGGATATGCTCTACAAACAATCATCTTTAGAGCACTTGGAGATGTTTTCACCTCTAAATCCCATGCCTTCTCAAATGAGGTACTTGCGGTATATATCGATGAGGAATGTCATGCCTGAGTGGCCTCCAGCCGATAGAGCCCTTACATTGGATTGTCTGATTTTGCGGATGGTTCCAGATTTCCACGGTCAAGGTGGTTTCTGTCCAATATTCAGGATATATGGCCCAGATCCACTCATGCCCCATGATCAAACTCCTAAAGTTCTTTTTTCAACTCCTAAAATTAGCAACCTTGTCCGTTTTAATTCACAG GCAGATGAACTGGTGAAAATAAACCTTCAATGTCATGTCCAAGGTGATGTGGTCCTAGAGTGTATCAACTTGTATGAAGATCTGGATCGTGAGGAGATGGTATTCCGGATCATGTTCAACACGGCTTTCATCAGGTCTAACATCTTGATGCTTAATCGTGATGAAATAGACATGTTATGGAATGCAAAAGATCAATTCCCTAAAGATTTTCGAGCCGAG GTTATATTTTCTGACATGGATGCAACTACTTCGCTTGTTACGACAGTTCCCGTAACTCATCAAGAGAAACAAGGACTTGGTATGGAAGAGTTTGCTAAAGTGCTAGATATCTTTAACCATTTGGACTGGTTGGATGGTGAGATGGATACTGCACTTGACTCACCCCAGGAAAGGATCCCAGCCACTTCCCAGGGAAATGCTGATTCGTCTCCTAGTGACGAGCCTGAGACTGAGACTTTCTTTGATACTCAAGAAGAACTTGGCTTTGACAAGTTATCTGGTGAAATCAACATTTCTGCTCGTGTGCTGAAGCTTCAAAATCACTTTGGTATGCTTGGCAGCACTGAACTTAAACAAGGTCCCCGACGTTCTAGTCCTAAGGAAGTTCCATCCAAACCACAGGCAGTAGCTCTAGCTCCTTCGCGAACAGAGCCTCTTTCCGTGCTGTTGTCATCATCTAAGGTCAAGAGACCAAAGGTTAGCGCTTCATCAGTGACACCATCTTCAAGTACAGTTATTGCTCAACCAGAATCTTCACCAGTTCAGCTGCTACCACCGGCATCTAATTCTGCAGCGCAAATCTCATCAGAGACATCCACACCAACAACCACTGAGAAGTCATGTTCACAAACTCCAGTACAGCAAGAACATTCACCTATTATGGTAAATAAATCAGGATCAACAGCATCCCTTGTACATTTGGGCatgcctcctcctcttcctcctcgaccaCCCACCGTTTCATTAGCCCCTGTTTCCTCTACTTTACCCATAAATACTAGTACAAACATGATCAGTGTTTCCCTTAGATCAACCATGCCCTCCTCTTCACCTCCTCCAGAGCCATCAGTCTCTCCACAAGTTTTTCCAGGAACTGAGGAACTGGTCAATTTACTTTCTGATAGTTCTACAGCTTTCAATGTCACCAAATTGTCAGCAGCTTCTTCAATATCTGTGGTAGAGGAATCTAGCAATACAAGAGCATCTGTACCAATGGCTTTGCCTGCAATTCCTCGGACTTCAGACTCAAGGCCCTTTGTAACTACAGTCGCAAGAACAGATCCTACTCCAGTGCcagtggcgccgccgccgccaccacctccacctccacctcctctaAAAGCAGCTACCGTGTTGTTACCTTTATCACATGGTGAACCAGTGACAAACAAGAAAGGCAACTTTGCACCACCTcggcctccaccacctccaccgccactGCCACCAGCACCATCTTCTACTACGTATGAAATTTCTCCCCCTCCAAAGAAAGCCCGGtcgccacctccaccgcccccgcccccctcATTGGTAAATCAATCGGTTtatcctccaccaccaccacctccacctcctccactACTTAAGAGCCCTATAGTTTCATCATCTCAACCGCAGTTTGCTGACAAAAAGGTCAGTACAGCATCTAAATATGTAGTTCCCTCACCTTTGACCCCCAACTTTTTACAAGCAGTTCCAGGGCTGCAAACACCTCCCAttccaccgccacctcctcctccttctcgaACTAGCTCTTTGCTTTCTTCTCCGTCCACAAGTAGTAGACATCACATGGCAGCCCCTCGTCCTCCCCCACCTCCCCCACCATTGCATACAATGTCATCTCATGTATCGGCACCACCTGTACCCCCATTACATTTGGCAGCCCCTCGTCCTCCCCCACCTCCCCCGCCATTGCGTAGCATATCATCTCATGTATCAGCACCACCTGTACCCCCATTACCTCCTCCTAAGCTAGCTGGGGACAACAATGCTTCACAGAAGGCATCAATAACCcgtccaccacctcctccaccagGCCCACCTCCTAAGAATTCCTCAAACTCTTTGTCAAGCAAGGGAAGTGCTGCCAGTTCTGGCCCTCCCCCACCCCCTACATCATCATTTGGTGCAAAGGGCCGCAGCACAGTTCGGTCGAGAAGTCCTAGAAGTTTGCGTGCCAACCAGTCAACTAAGAGAACACCACTGAAGCCATTGCACTGGGTAAAGGTGTCAAGAGCAACACAAGGAAGCTTATGGGCAGAGACACAGAAGTCTGATGAAGCATCTAG GACCCCAGAGATTGATCTGACTGAGCTTGAAAGTCTTTTCTCAGTATCAATGCCAAACACGGATACAAAACGGACACGTGAACGTCCTTCTGTTGCAGTGAAACAAGAAAAAGTTCATTTG ATTGAACTTCAGCGCTCAAAGAATTGCGAAATTATGCTCAGAAACATTAAGATGCCACTCCCTGATCTTATG GGTTCAGTGCTTACTCTCGATGATTCCATCATCGATGGTGATCAAGTAGATTATCTGATAAAGTTCTGCCCAACTAAGGAAGAAATGGAACTACTCAAA GGTTACACAGGCAGCACAGAGAATCTTGGGAAATGTGAACAG TTCTTCTTGGAAATGATGAAAGTGCCAAGGGTGGAGTCGAAACTGAGAATCTTATCCTTTAAGATAAAGTTTCTTACACAG GTTGCAGATCTGAAAAATAGCTTGAATACCATCAATGAAGTAGCTGAAGAG GTTAGGAACTCTGTCAAGCTTAAGCGAGTGATGCAAACAATTCTTTCTTTGGGAAATGCATTAAATCAAGGAACTGCAAGGG GTTCAGCTGTTGGATTTAGACTAGATAGTCTTCTTAAGCTCATTGATATACGGGCACGTAATAATAAGATGACTCTCATGCATTATTTATGCAAG GTTCTTTCTGGGAAGCTTCCAGAAGTTCTTGATTTTGTTAAGGATCTCACACATTTAGAACCTGCCTCAAAG ATCCAATTGAAAGAGTTGGCGGAAGAAATGCAAGCAATCACCAAGGGACTGGAAAAGGTTGAGGAGGAATTGGCAACCTCTGAAAAAGATGGTCCAGTGTCGGAGACGTTTTACAAG AAATTGAAGGAATTTCTTGCCGATGCCCAAGCTGAAGGGAGGTCATTAGCTTTTCTTTACAGTACAGCG GGGAAAAGTGCGGATTCTCTAGCACATTATTTTGGTGAAGATCCTGTGCGGTGTCCATTTGAACAAG TTGTCTCTACTCTGCTAAGCTTTGTGAAAACGTTTGAGCGGGCTCATGCGGAGAACCTTAGGCAGAtggagctggagaagaagagagcagAAATGGAAGTGGAAAGAGAAAAGGTGAAGGTTGCTGGTCACAAAAAGGCAGGGTTGCTGGAACCAGAAATTTCTGACCGATGA
- the LOC100825940 gene encoding formin-like protein 7 isoform X2, with product MVFRIMFNTAFIRSNILMLNRDEIDMLWNAKDQFPKDFRAEVIFSDMDATTSLVTTVPVTHQEKQGLGMEEFAKVLDIFNHLDWLDGEMDTALDSPQERIPATSQGNADSSPSDEPETETFFDTQEELGFDKLSGEINISARVLKLQNHFGMLGSTELKQGPRRSSPKEVPSKPQAVALAPSRTEPLSVLLSSSKVKRPKVSASSVTPSSSTVIAQPESSPVQLLPPASNSAAQISSETSTPTTTEKSCSQTPVQQEHSPIMVNKSGSTASLVHLGMPPPLPPRPPTVSLAPVSSTLPINTSTNMISVSLRSTMPSSSPPPEPSVSPQVFPGTEELVNLLSDSSTAFNVTKLSAASSISVVEESSNTRASVPMALPAIPRTSDSRPFVTTVARTDPTPVPVAPPPPPPPPPPPLKAATVLLPLSHGEPVTNKKGNFAPPRPPPPPPPLPPAPSSTTYEISPPPKKARSPPPPPPPPSLVNQSVYPPPPPPPPPPLLKSPIVSSSQPQFADKKVSTASKYVVPSPLTPNFLQAVPGLQTPPIPPPPPPPSRTSSLLSSPSTSSRHHMAAPRPPPPPPPLHTMSSHVSAPPVPPLHLAAPRPPPPPPPLRSISSHVSAPPVPPLPPPKLAGDNNASQKASITRPPPPPPGPPPKNSSNSLSSKGSAASSGPPPPPTSSFGAKGRSTVRSRSPRSLRANQSTKRTPLKPLHWVKVSRATQGSLWAETQKSDEASRTPEIDLTELESLFSVSMPNTDTKRTRERPSVAVKQEKVHLIELQRSKNCEIMLRNIKMPLPDLMGSVLTLDDSIIDGDQVDYLIKFCPTKEEMELLKGYTGSTENLGKCEQFFLEMMKVPRVESKLRILSFKIKFLTQVADLKNSLNTINEVAEEVRNSVKLKRVMQTILSLGNALNQGTARGSAVGFRLDSLLKLIDIRARNNKMTLMHYLCKVLSGKLPEVLDFVKDLTHLEPASKIQLKELAEEMQAITKGLEKVEEELATSEKDGPVSETFYKKLKEFLADAQAEGRSLAFLYSTAGKSADSLAHYFGEDPVRCPFEQVVSTLLSFVKTFERAHAENLRQMELEKKRAEMEVEREKVKVAGHKKAGLLEPEISDR from the exons ATGGTATTCCGGATCATGTTCAACACGGCTTTCATCAGGTCTAACATCTTGATGCTTAATCGTGATGAAATAGACATGTTATGGAATGCAAAAGATCAATTCCCTAAAGATTTTCGAGCCGAG GTTATATTTTCTGACATGGATGCAACTACTTCGCTTGTTACGACAGTTCCCGTAACTCATCAAGAGAAACAAGGACTTGGTATGGAAGAGTTTGCTAAAGTGCTAGATATCTTTAACCATTTGGACTGGTTGGATGGTGAGATGGATACTGCACTTGACTCACCCCAGGAAAGGATCCCAGCCACTTCCCAGGGAAATGCTGATTCGTCTCCTAGTGACGAGCCTGAGACTGAGACTTTCTTTGATACTCAAGAAGAACTTGGCTTTGACAAGTTATCTGGTGAAATCAACATTTCTGCTCGTGTGCTGAAGCTTCAAAATCACTTTGGTATGCTTGGCAGCACTGAACTTAAACAAGGTCCCCGACGTTCTAGTCCTAAGGAAGTTCCATCCAAACCACAGGCAGTAGCTCTAGCTCCTTCGCGAACAGAGCCTCTTTCCGTGCTGTTGTCATCATCTAAGGTCAAGAGACCAAAGGTTAGCGCTTCATCAGTGACACCATCTTCAAGTACAGTTATTGCTCAACCAGAATCTTCACCAGTTCAGCTGCTACCACCGGCATCTAATTCTGCAGCGCAAATCTCATCAGAGACATCCACACCAACAACCACTGAGAAGTCATGTTCACAAACTCCAGTACAGCAAGAACATTCACCTATTATGGTAAATAAATCAGGATCAACAGCATCCCTTGTACATTTGGGCatgcctcctcctcttcctcctcgaccaCCCACCGTTTCATTAGCCCCTGTTTCCTCTACTTTACCCATAAATACTAGTACAAACATGATCAGTGTTTCCCTTAGATCAACCATGCCCTCCTCTTCACCTCCTCCAGAGCCATCAGTCTCTCCACAAGTTTTTCCAGGAACTGAGGAACTGGTCAATTTACTTTCTGATAGTTCTACAGCTTTCAATGTCACCAAATTGTCAGCAGCTTCTTCAATATCTGTGGTAGAGGAATCTAGCAATACAAGAGCATCTGTACCAATGGCTTTGCCTGCAATTCCTCGGACTTCAGACTCAAGGCCCTTTGTAACTACAGTCGCAAGAACAGATCCTACTCCAGTGCcagtggcgccgccgccgccaccacctccacctccacctcctctaAAAGCAGCTACCGTGTTGTTACCTTTATCACATGGTGAACCAGTGACAAACAAGAAAGGCAACTTTGCACCACCTcggcctccaccacctccaccgccactGCCACCAGCACCATCTTCTACTACGTATGAAATTTCTCCCCCTCCAAAGAAAGCCCGGtcgccacctccaccgcccccgcccccctcATTGGTAAATCAATCGGTTtatcctccaccaccaccacctccacctcctccactACTTAAGAGCCCTATAGTTTCATCATCTCAACCGCAGTTTGCTGACAAAAAGGTCAGTACAGCATCTAAATATGTAGTTCCCTCACCTTTGACCCCCAACTTTTTACAAGCAGTTCCAGGGCTGCAAACACCTCCCAttccaccgccacctcctcctccttctcgaACTAGCTCTTTGCTTTCTTCTCCGTCCACAAGTAGTAGACATCACATGGCAGCCCCTCGTCCTCCCCCACCTCCCCCACCATTGCATACAATGTCATCTCATGTATCGGCACCACCTGTACCCCCATTACATTTGGCAGCCCCTCGTCCTCCCCCACCTCCCCCGCCATTGCGTAGCATATCATCTCATGTATCAGCACCACCTGTACCCCCATTACCTCCTCCTAAGCTAGCTGGGGACAACAATGCTTCACAGAAGGCATCAATAACCcgtccaccacctcctccaccagGCCCACCTCCTAAGAATTCCTCAAACTCTTTGTCAAGCAAGGGAAGTGCTGCCAGTTCTGGCCCTCCCCCACCCCCTACATCATCATTTGGTGCAAAGGGCCGCAGCACAGTTCGGTCGAGAAGTCCTAGAAGTTTGCGTGCCAACCAGTCAACTAAGAGAACACCACTGAAGCCATTGCACTGGGTAAAGGTGTCAAGAGCAACACAAGGAAGCTTATGGGCAGAGACACAGAAGTCTGATGAAGCATCTAG GACCCCAGAGATTGATCTGACTGAGCTTGAAAGTCTTTTCTCAGTATCAATGCCAAACACGGATACAAAACGGACACGTGAACGTCCTTCTGTTGCAGTGAAACAAGAAAAAGTTCATTTG ATTGAACTTCAGCGCTCAAAGAATTGCGAAATTATGCTCAGAAACATTAAGATGCCACTCCCTGATCTTATG GGTTCAGTGCTTACTCTCGATGATTCCATCATCGATGGTGATCAAGTAGATTATCTGATAAAGTTCTGCCCAACTAAGGAAGAAATGGAACTACTCAAA GGTTACACAGGCAGCACAGAGAATCTTGGGAAATGTGAACAG TTCTTCTTGGAAATGATGAAAGTGCCAAGGGTGGAGTCGAAACTGAGAATCTTATCCTTTAAGATAAAGTTTCTTACACAG GTTGCAGATCTGAAAAATAGCTTGAATACCATCAATGAAGTAGCTGAAGAG GTTAGGAACTCTGTCAAGCTTAAGCGAGTGATGCAAACAATTCTTTCTTTGGGAAATGCATTAAATCAAGGAACTGCAAGGG GTTCAGCTGTTGGATTTAGACTAGATAGTCTTCTTAAGCTCATTGATATACGGGCACGTAATAATAAGATGACTCTCATGCATTATTTATGCAAG GTTCTTTCTGGGAAGCTTCCAGAAGTTCTTGATTTTGTTAAGGATCTCACACATTTAGAACCTGCCTCAAAG ATCCAATTGAAAGAGTTGGCGGAAGAAATGCAAGCAATCACCAAGGGACTGGAAAAGGTTGAGGAGGAATTGGCAACCTCTGAAAAAGATGGTCCAGTGTCGGAGACGTTTTACAAG AAATTGAAGGAATTTCTTGCCGATGCCCAAGCTGAAGGGAGGTCATTAGCTTTTCTTTACAGTACAGCG GGGAAAAGTGCGGATTCTCTAGCACATTATTTTGGTGAAGATCCTGTGCGGTGTCCATTTGAACAAG TTGTCTCTACTCTGCTAAGCTTTGTGAAAACGTTTGAGCGGGCTCATGCGGAGAACCTTAGGCAGAtggagctggagaagaagagagcagAAATGGAAGTGGAAAGAGAAAAGGTGAAGGTTGCTGGTCACAAAAAGGCAGGGTTGCTGGAACCAGAAATTTCTGACCGATGA
- the LOC100825940 gene encoding formin-like protein 7 isoform X3, with the protein MALFRKFFFKKPPDGVLLITDNIYVFDHCFSKDMPEEDQFKAHVRGIAAHLLEDFHDHSFMVSNFGTRTEESNIYHILSEYGMTVLDYPGHYEGCPLLTMEMVHCILKSSESWLSLGQHNLLIMHCEQGCWPILAFMLAALLLYLGHYSDEHKTLDMLYKQSSLEHLEMFSPLNPMPSQMRYLRYISMRNVMPEWPPADRALTLDCLILRMVPDFHGQGGFCPIFRIYGPDPLMPHDQTPKVLFSTPKISNLVRFNSQADELVKINLQCHVQGDVVLECINLYEDLDREEMVFRIMFNTAFIRSNILMLNRDEIDMLWNAKDQFPKDFRAEFP; encoded by the exons ATGGCGCTGTTCCGGAAGTTCTTCTTCAAGAAGCCGCCCGACGGAGTACTCCTCATCACGGACAATATATACG TGTTTGACCATTGCTTCTCCAAGGACATGCCGGAAGAGGACCAGTTCAAGGCACACGTCAGAGGCATTGCAGCACATCTTCTAGAAGATTTCCATGATCACTCATTCATGGTCTCGAATTTTGGGACTCGAACGGAAGAAAGCAATATCTACCACATTTTGTCCGAGTATGGTATGACTGTTTTGGACTACCCAGGCCACTATGAGGGATGTCCACTTCTGACCATGGAAATGGTCCATTGCATCTTGAAGTCCAGCGAAAGCTGGCTTTCTCTGGGTCAGCATAACTTACTGATAATGCACTGTGAACAAGGATGCTGGCCAATTCTGGCTTTCATGTTAGCTGCTCTCTTATTATACCTGGGGCATTATTCAGATGAGCACAAAACACTGGATATGCTCTACAAACAATCATCTTTAGAGCACTTGGAGATGTTTTCACCTCTAAATCCCATGCCTTCTCAAATGAGGTACTTGCGGTATATATCGATGAGGAATGTCATGCCTGAGTGGCCTCCAGCCGATAGAGCCCTTACATTGGATTGTCTGATTTTGCGGATGGTTCCAGATTTCCACGGTCAAGGTGGTTTCTGTCCAATATTCAGGATATATGGCCCAGATCCACTCATGCCCCATGATCAAACTCCTAAAGTTCTTTTTTCAACTCCTAAAATTAGCAACCTTGTCCGTTTTAATTCACAG GCAGATGAACTGGTGAAAATAAACCTTCAATGTCATGTCCAAGGTGATGTGGTCCTAGAGTGTATCAACTTGTATGAAGATCTGGATCGTGAGGAGATGGTATTCCGGATCATGTTCAACACGGCTTTCATCAGGTCTAACATCTTGATGCTTAATCGTGATGAAATAGACATGTTATGGAATGCAAAAGATCAATTCCCTAAAGATTTTCGAGCCGAG TTCCCGTAA